The proteins below come from a single Agromyces flavus genomic window:
- a CDS encoding Asp23/Gls24 family envelope stress response protein: MSRQPDDEDDALRWEGDDDGSLAPGWKKVGTPVPLASAGATDAATSSSPDDAVDDTADEDGAPAQPGSAELVLLGVFGGVYLLYTLGWILSVLRVQNTASDPLGQFMFALGLWLAVLAPALWFGVTFALTRGRTRARIVWLLIGAIVLLPIAFVAGVTA; this comes from the coding sequence ATGAGCCGCCAACCTGACGACGAGGATGACGCGCTCCGCTGGGAAGGCGACGACGACGGGTCGCTCGCGCCGGGCTGGAAGAAGGTCGGGACGCCTGTACCGCTCGCCTCGGCAGGCGCGACGGATGCCGCGACGTCCAGCTCGCCCGATGACGCGGTCGACGACACCGCCGACGAAGACGGCGCGCCCGCCCAGCCCGGCTCGGCTGAGCTCGTGCTGCTCGGCGTGTTCGGAGGCGTGTACCTCCTCTACACGCTCGGCTGGATCCTGAGCGTGCTGCGCGTGCAGAACACCGCCTCGGATCCGCTCGGCCAATTCATGTTCGCGCTCGGACTCTGGCTCGCCGTGCTCGCGCCGGCGCTGTGGTTCGGGGTGACCTTCGCCCTGACGCGCGGCCGCACCCGAGCTCGCATCGTCTGGCTCCTGATCGGCGCCATCGTGCTGCTGCCCATCGCGTTCGTGGCGGGGGTGACCGCGTGA
- a CDS encoding nSTAND1 domain-containing NTPase, translating into MGVRVLGPVEVDEGPISPRERIVLSVLVARSGEVASLDELADALWPEQVASTWPKQVQATITRLRRTLGTRAIRTEAGGYRLDIDPDSIDAVRFERLVTAARGHALDGDPARAVDGFQRALALWRGRPYPDLAGWPPGAAEADRLAEIRSDVDEELAGERLRLGDHRAVIPEAERLVRESPLRESRWVLLATVLYRSGRQADALAAIRAARERLGDELGIDLGEELESLKLAILRHDPTLAPPDAPGDVSPACPYHGLHPFGVEDADDFFGRDADIAAALARLARAPFLAISGASGSGKSSLVRAGVVPALQRRGDRVAIFTPAHDVDIRVRDAAGSSGGADVIVIDQFEEVFHAGRSDVDGTATAIVDAVEAGTNVVVVVRSDFLDDCAAHPELARLVAEGVHLLGPMGPDALKAAIEEPARRAGLRLEPGLVEVIVRDAAGEPGALPHMSHALVETWLRREGATLTVAGYEASGGISGAIAQSADRLYQSMDATQRALCRSVLMRLVALAPDGSPVRRRAAAKPLRADAARDEVLAMLAGSRLVSAEADSVAVAHESLATAWPRLRSWLEEDAESARTLAAIAAAAETWNADGRPDDELYRGGRLQATIDWRETSSPDLTEVERDFLDASLDRDQSERRMEAERARRDRRQNLRLRWALIAAAALVVVTVIASAFVFVKSDEAEQSALDRQIEALTSTSLALRESDPGVAALLAAELHRRWPDDSRSYSALWGTVAVGDGLASRLRFAHGDRLVGAPIPGTRTAILVRDVSSDEGSRKPVVSIVDIDTSSEVRELPVEVKSESTWFPRTVRVSADGSVAAVQTSWNRDPDDPESCCLNFIDLIDLRSGDRLVDTIELDSRTGNAFAITPDGSRVALIHPITGELIVIDTATGRLLTPLPGPPEKYQGVEGRYTTVSIASDGTYLVGGPGSIIVHDPTTFEVIDRVELPDAMNEWVVLEVDDDLIFAAGMERLGLVDRRTGELRWQREVDPTTCLDAVVPPASGTLLCRDVPGTILEYDLATGQPTGRSFPSLSDWTRSLDLLDDDEFLTIAEREGPFLAHWRLDQAPSVTTRVAPGRMVVDGFGDGGRLVVTAPAGWRPEENVGGVQLWDVEADRPLGQSYDALVWADDQHAFAWHPDGDPTVVDVLTEESRSLPPLSEDGLVSTLSGGNGPLAFVVDGERVTAVDPGTGEAIGSPMVVPGVQLAQWSGSVAELGDGRRVAVNWFDPDELRMLTAMFDLYTGEELARGLADDGPVVATGEAELLSASTARLTRSDAELEALAALPTSGVAARAMQLTASEDLLLMDDWDNRLSLYDMGDARRLGTPLRVVAQDGQDFPASFISRDGTRIATNSEYGVLIWDIRPERLAQAACRLVGRELSELEWKAYFGEEPQVATCAWILDEASAAVDAEG; encoded by the coding sequence ATGGGCGTCCGGGTACTCGGCCCCGTGGAAGTCGACGAAGGGCCGATCAGCCCGAGAGAACGCATCGTCCTCTCGGTGCTCGTGGCACGTTCGGGCGAAGTCGCGAGCCTGGATGAACTCGCCGACGCGCTGTGGCCCGAGCAGGTCGCGTCCACCTGGCCGAAGCAGGTGCAGGCGACGATCACGCGCCTCCGCCGCACGCTCGGGACTCGCGCCATCCGGACCGAGGCGGGCGGCTATCGTCTCGACATCGATCCGGACTCGATCGATGCGGTGCGCTTCGAGCGGCTGGTCACGGCGGCGCGCGGGCACGCCCTCGACGGCGACCCCGCGCGAGCCGTCGACGGGTTCCAGCGCGCGCTCGCGCTCTGGCGTGGCAGGCCGTACCCCGACCTCGCGGGCTGGCCGCCCGGAGCCGCCGAAGCCGATCGGCTCGCCGAGATCCGGTCGGATGTCGACGAGGAACTGGCTGGCGAGCGGTTGCGCCTCGGCGACCATCGCGCGGTGATCCCCGAGGCGGAGCGACTCGTTCGCGAGTCACCGCTCAGGGAGTCGCGATGGGTGCTGCTCGCGACCGTTTTGTACCGGAGCGGGCGTCAGGCGGACGCCCTCGCCGCGATCCGAGCGGCGCGCGAGCGCCTCGGAGATGAGCTCGGCATCGACCTCGGCGAGGAGTTGGAGTCGCTCAAGTTGGCGATTCTCCGCCACGATCCCACGCTCGCGCCGCCCGATGCGCCTGGCGACGTGAGCCCCGCCTGCCCCTATCACGGGCTACATCCGTTCGGCGTCGAGGATGCGGACGACTTCTTCGGGCGCGACGCGGACATCGCCGCGGCGCTCGCACGGCTCGCACGAGCACCGTTCCTCGCGATCTCCGGCGCATCGGGCAGCGGCAAGTCCTCGCTCGTGCGAGCCGGAGTGGTTCCGGCCCTGCAACGGCGCGGCGACCGTGTGGCGATCTTCACGCCCGCACATGACGTCGACATCCGCGTTCGGGACGCGGCCGGATCGTCGGGCGGAGCTGACGTGATCGTCATCGATCAGTTCGAGGAGGTCTTCCACGCCGGGCGTTCGGACGTCGACGGGACCGCGACTGCGATCGTCGACGCCGTCGAGGCAGGCACGAACGTCGTCGTCGTGGTCCGGTCGGACTTCCTGGACGACTGCGCGGCACATCCCGAGCTCGCGCGACTCGTCGCCGAGGGAGTGCATCTCCTCGGACCCATGGGGCCGGATGCGCTCAAGGCCGCGATCGAGGAGCCGGCCCGGCGCGCGGGACTCCGTCTCGAGCCCGGACTCGTCGAGGTGATCGTGCGGGATGCGGCGGGCGAGCCGGGGGCGCTCCCGCACATGTCTCATGCGCTCGTCGAGACCTGGCTCCGGCGCGAGGGCGCGACGCTCACGGTCGCGGGGTACGAGGCGTCGGGCGGCATCTCCGGCGCCATCGCCCAGTCGGCGGACCGGCTCTACCAGTCGATGGACGCGACACAGCGCGCCCTCTGCCGATCCGTGCTGATGCGGCTCGTCGCCTTGGCACCCGACGGCAGTCCGGTTCGACGCCGCGCCGCAGCGAAGCCGCTCCGGGCGGATGCCGCCCGCGACGAAGTGCTGGCGATGCTCGCCGGTTCGCGACTCGTCAGCGCGGAGGCGGACTCCGTCGCCGTCGCACATGAATCGCTCGCGACCGCCTGGCCGCGCCTGCGCTCCTGGCTGGAGGAGGACGCCGAGAGTGCACGTACCTTGGCCGCGATCGCGGCGGCCGCCGAGACGTGGAACGCCGACGGGCGGCCTGACGATGAACTGTATCGGGGCGGCCGCCTCCAGGCCACGATCGACTGGCGCGAGACATCCTCACCCGACCTCACCGAGGTGGAACGCGATTTTCTCGACGCTTCGCTCGACCGCGACCAGAGCGAGCGTCGCATGGAGGCCGAACGCGCCCGACGGGACCGTCGGCAGAACCTGAGGCTGCGTTGGGCGCTCATCGCAGCCGCCGCGCTGGTGGTCGTGACGGTCATCGCGTCAGCCTTCGTCTTCGTGAAAAGCGACGAGGCCGAGCAGAGCGCTCTCGACCGGCAGATCGAAGCCCTCACCTCGACCTCGCTCGCGCTGCGCGAGTCCGACCCGGGTGTGGCGGCGTTGCTCGCGGCGGAACTCCATCGGCGGTGGCCCGACGACTCCCGTTCCTATTCGGCGCTCTGGGGGACCGTCGCCGTCGGCGACGGCCTGGCCTCGCGGCTCCGGTTCGCCCACGGCGACAGGCTGGTGGGCGCCCCGATTCCGGGCACTCGTACGGCGATCCTCGTACGTGACGTTTCGTCGGACGAGGGCTCGAGGAAGCCGGTGGTCTCGATCGTCGACATCGACACGAGCAGCGAGGTCCGCGAACTCCCCGTCGAGGTGAAGTCGGAGTCCACCTGGTTCCCGCGTACCGTGCGCGTCAGCGCCGACGGGTCGGTCGCCGCCGTCCAGACGTCCTGGAACCGCGATCCCGACGATCCGGAGTCGTGCTGCCTGAACTTCATCGACCTCATCGACCTGCGCAGCGGAGACCGTCTGGTCGACACGATCGAACTGGACTCACGAACGGGCAACGCGTTCGCGATCACCCCCGACGGCTCGAGGGTCGCCCTGATCCATCCGATCACCGGCGAGTTGATCGTCATCGACACGGCCACCGGCCGGCTGCTGACTCCCCTGCCGGGTCCGCCGGAGAAGTACCAGGGGGTCGAGGGACGCTACACCACGGTCTCGATCGCGAGCGACGGCACGTATCTCGTCGGTGGCCCCGGGAGCATCATCGTGCACGATCCGACGACGTTCGAGGTGATCGACCGGGTCGAGTTGCCCGATGCCATGAACGAGTGGGTCGTCCTGGAAGTGGACGACGACCTGATCTTCGCCGCCGGCATGGAACGTCTCGGTCTTGTCGACCGACGGACCGGCGAACTGCGTTGGCAGCGCGAGGTCGACCCGACGACCTGCCTGGATGCCGTGGTTCCGCCGGCCTCGGGGACGCTGCTGTGCCGGGACGTCCCCGGCACGATCCTCGAGTACGATCTCGCAACCGGTCAACCCACCGGCCGATCGTTCCCGAGCCTGTCCGACTGGACGAGGAGCCTCGACCTGCTCGATGACGACGAGTTCCTGACGATCGCCGAGCGTGAGGGCCCGTTCCTCGCCCATTGGCGCCTGGATCAGGCTCCATCGGTGACGACGCGGGTCGCGCCGGGCCGAATGGTGGTCGACGGGTTCGGCGACGGCGGACGGCTCGTCGTCACGGCGCCGGCGGGCTGGCGTCCCGAGGAGAACGTCGGCGGCGTGCAACTCTGGGACGTGGAGGCGGATCGTCCCCTCGGCCAGTCGTACGACGCGCTGGTGTGGGCCGACGACCAGCACGCGTTCGCCTGGCATCCGGATGGCGATCCGACGGTCGTCGACGTGCTGACCGAGGAGTCGAGGAGCCTGCCTCCGCTCTCCGAGGACGGGCTCGTGTCGACGCTTTCGGGAGGCAATGGCCCGCTGGCGTTCGTGGTCGATGGCGAACGGGTCACCGCGGTGGATCCCGGTACGGGCGAGGCGATCGGGTCGCCGATGGTCGTTCCGGGGGTTCAGCTCGCTCAGTGGTCGGGCAGCGTCGCGGAACTCGGCGATGGACGCCGCGTCGCGGTGAACTGGTTCGATCCTGACGAGCTGCGGATGCTCACCGCCATGTTCGACCTCTACACCGGCGAGGAACTCGCGCGCGGGCTCGCCGACGACGGTCCCGTCGTCGCGACCGGCGAGGCGGAATTGCTGAGTGCGAGCACGGCACGCCTGACGCGCAGCGACGCCGAGCTCGAGGCGCTCGCGGCGTTGCCCACGTCAGGCGTCGCCGCCCGGGCCATGCAGCTCACGGCAAGCGAGGACCTGCTCCTGATGGACGACTGGGACAACCGTCTCTCGCTCTACGACATGGGCGACGCCCGCCGCCTGGGCACGCCCCTCCGCGTGGTCGCTCAGGACGGGCAGGACTTCCCGGCGAGCTTCATCAGCCGCGACGGCACCCGAATTGCCACCAACTCGGAGTACGGCGTCCTCATCTGGGACATCCGACCCGAGCGGCTCGCCCAGGCAGCGTGCCGCCTGGTCGGTCGCGAGCTCAGCGAACTCGAGTGGAAGGCGTACTTCGGAGAGGAGCCGCAGGTCGCCACCTGCGCTTGGATCCTCGACGAAGCCAGCGCCGCCGTCGACGCGGAAGGTTGA
- the serA gene encoding phosphoglycerate dehydrogenase, protein MSKPVVLIAEELSPATVDALGPDFEVRNVDGTDRSALLAALADANAILVRSATKVDAEAIAAAPKLKVIARAGVGLDNVDIKAATTAGVMVVNAPTSNIISAAELTVGHILSLARHIPAAHAALAQGEWKRSAYTGVELYEKTVGIIGLGRIGALIAARLQAFGVEVIAYDPYITAARAQQLGVQTVTLDDLLERSDFITIHMPKTPETTGMISTEQLAKMKPTAFIVNVARGGLIDEDALHDALAAKTIAGAGLDVFVQEPPKESPLLALPNVIVTPHLGASTDEAQEKAGISVAKSVRLALAGELVPDAVNVAGGVIDPYVRPGIPLVEKLGQLFAGLAQGPLESLDVEVHGELVDYDVSVLKLAALKGLFTNVVSETVSYVNAPLLAEQRGVAVRLITDAESPEYRNVITLRGALADGTQVSVSGTLTGPKQIEKLVGINGYEIEVPIADHHIVMIYTDRPGIVAVYGGEFGEAGINIAGMQIARREAGGQALSVLTVDSPVPAEVLERVRTAIDAAVFVEVDITES, encoded by the coding sequence TTGAGCAAGCCGGTCGTGCTGATCGCCGAAGAACTCTCGCCCGCCACCGTCGACGCCCTCGGGCCCGATTTCGAGGTCCGCAACGTCGACGGCACCGACCGCTCGGCGCTGCTCGCCGCGCTCGCCGACGCGAACGCCATCCTCGTGCGCTCGGCGACGAAGGTCGACGCCGAGGCGATCGCAGCCGCGCCGAAGCTCAAGGTCATCGCGCGTGCCGGCGTGGGCCTCGACAACGTCGACATCAAGGCCGCGACGACGGCCGGCGTCATGGTCGTGAACGCGCCGACGTCGAACATCATCTCGGCGGCCGAGCTCACGGTCGGCCACATCCTCAGCCTGGCCCGCCACATCCCGGCCGCGCACGCAGCGCTCGCGCAAGGGGAGTGGAAGCGCTCCGCCTACACGGGCGTCGAGCTCTACGAGAAGACGGTGGGCATCATCGGCCTCGGTCGGATCGGCGCACTCATCGCCGCCCGTCTGCAGGCGTTCGGCGTCGAGGTCATCGCCTACGACCCCTACATCACCGCCGCCCGGGCGCAGCAGCTGGGCGTGCAGACGGTCACGCTCGACGACCTGCTCGAGCGCAGCGACTTCATCACCATCCACATGCCGAAGACCCCCGAGACGACCGGCATGATCAGCACCGAACAGCTGGCCAAGATGAAGCCGACCGCCTTCATCGTCAACGTCGCGCGCGGCGGCCTCATCGACGAGGACGCGCTCCACGACGCGCTGGCCGCGAAGACCATCGCCGGCGCCGGCCTCGACGTCTTCGTGCAGGAGCCGCCGAAGGAGTCGCCGCTGCTCGCGCTGCCCAACGTGATCGTCACGCCGCACCTCGGCGCGTCGACCGACGAGGCGCAGGAGAAGGCCGGCATCTCGGTCGCGAAGTCGGTGCGCCTCGCGCTCGCCGGCGAGCTCGTGCCCGATGCGGTCAACGTCGCCGGCGGCGTCATCGACCCGTACGTGCGTCCCGGCATCCCGCTCGTCGAGAAGCTCGGTCAGCTCTTCGCCGGCCTCGCGCAGGGTCCGCTCGAGAGCCTCGACGTCGAGGTGCACGGCGAACTCGTCGACTACGACGTGAGCGTCCTCAAGCTCGCCGCGCTCAAGGGCCTCTTCACGAACGTCGTGAGCGAGACGGTCTCGTACGTCAACGCGCCCCTGCTCGCCGAGCAGCGCGGCGTCGCGGTCCGCCTCATCACCGACGCCGAGAGCCCCGAGTACCGCAACGTGATCACGTTGCGCGGCGCCCTCGCGGACGGCACGCAGGTGTCGGTCTCGGGCACGCTCACCGGTCCGAAGCAGATCGAGAAGCTCGTGGGCATCAACGGCTACGAGATCGAGGTGCCGATCGCCGACCACCACATCGTCATGATCTACACCGATCGCCCCGGCATCGTCGCGGTCTACGGCGGCGAGTTCGGCGAGGCCGGCATCAACATCGCCGGCATGCAGATCGCCCGTCGCGAGGCCGGCGGTCAGGCGCTGTCGGTGCTCACCGTGGACTCGCCGGTCCCGGCCGAGGTGCTCGAGCGCGTGCGCACGGCGATCGACGCCGCCGTGTTCGTCGAGGTCGACATCACGGAGTCGTAG
- a CDS encoding TetR/AcrR family transcriptional regulator gives MSRPPAARDAVLDAFEGILIEAGERAATLDATAKAAGVSKGGLLYHFANREALVEGVLERFSRLVDEDITVLELAPEGPVAYYVRSSVTVGGPLDRAGVAATRLAQAGHESAAQTIRSVRQRWLEAVRRHVADPTVALAITLIGDGLYYDSALHGQDPELGVDAPPPAQLDALVALLERLATTP, from the coding sequence ATGAGCCGCCCTCCTGCTGCCCGCGACGCCGTCCTCGACGCGTTCGAGGGCATCCTCATCGAAGCCGGCGAACGCGCGGCGACCCTCGACGCGACCGCGAAGGCTGCCGGCGTCTCGAAGGGCGGCCTGCTCTACCACTTCGCGAATCGGGAGGCGCTCGTCGAGGGCGTCCTCGAGCGGTTCTCACGCCTCGTCGACGAGGACATCACCGTGCTGGAGCTCGCTCCTGAAGGGCCCGTCGCGTACTACGTGCGTTCGTCCGTCACGGTCGGGGGGCCGCTCGACCGCGCCGGGGTCGCCGCGACCAGGCTGGCGCAGGCCGGACACGAATCCGCCGCGCAGACGATACGGTCGGTGCGCCAGCGCTGGCTCGAGGCCGTGCGACGACACGTCGCCGACCCGACGGTCGCCCTCGCGATCACGCTGATCGGCGACGGGCTCTACTACGACTCGGCGCTGCACGGCCAGGACCCCGAGCTCGGGGTCGACGCGCCACCGCCGGCGCAACTCGATGCGCTCGTGGCGCTGCTCGAGCGGCTGGCTACGACTCCGTGA